The window CAGCACCGACTCCTTGTACTCGTCGCTCTGCTCGTCGAACCACTCGTGTGACGGGAACGAGACGACCCGGGCCGCGATGCCCTCGGCCTGGAGTTGCTCGCGAGCTTCGACGGCCAGTTGCAGTTCAGAGCCGCTGGCCATCAGCAGAACCGCGGGCTCGCCGCCGTCGGCCTCGGCGAAGACGTAGGCCCCGCGCGCGACCCCTTCTGCCGAGCCGTACCGCGAACGGTCGAACACCGGGATGCCCTGCCGGGTCAACGCGATACCCGCCGGGCGATGGTTGCGTTCCAGGATGGTCCGCCAGGCGACTGCGGTCTCGTTGGCGTCAGCCGGCCGGACCACGTCGAAGCCCGGAATGGCTCGCAGGGTCGAGAGATGCTCGACGGGCTGATGGGTGGGACCGTCCTCGCCGAGTCCGATGGAGTCATGTGTCCACACGAACGTGGTGGGGATCTGCTGCAACGCGGCGAGCCGGACCGCGGCCCGCTGGTAGTCGCTGAACACGAGGAATGTCGCGGCATAGGGGCGGGTGAGCCCGTTGAGCGCGATGCCGTTCGCGATCAGCCCCGCGGCGAACTCGCGAACTCCGAAGTGCAGGGTGCGCCCGTACGGGGTTCCGGGGAACATCGCGCTGGAACGCTTCTCCGGCAGGAAACTCGGCTCGCTGGTGATGGTGGTGTTGTTCGACCCGGCGAGATCCGCCGAGCCACCCCACAGCTCCGGCAGCACCGGCGCCACGGCATTGATGACCTTGCCCGACGCCGCCCGGGTGGCCAGTCCTTTCTCTGAAGGCTCGAACTCGGGCAGGGCGTCGGCCCAGCCGGCGGGGAGTTCGCGCTTGCTCAGCCGGTCCAGCAGCTCGGCTCGCTGCGGATTGGCTGCCCGCCAGCCGCGGAAGCGCTCCTCCCACTCCGCGCGCAGCCGCTTGCCACGCTCGAGTGCCTGCTGGGTGTGAGCCACGACCTCGGGGGCCACGTCGAACTGCTTCTCCGGGTCGGCTCCCAGGACGCGTTTGGTGGCGGCGACCTCGTCGGCGCCTAGCGCGGAGCCGTGGATCGCGCCGGTGTTCTTCTTGTTCGGCGCGGGCCAGCCGATGGTGGTGCGTACGGCGATGAACGACGGCCGGTCGGTGACCGCCCTGGCCTCCTGCAGCGCCTCGAAGATCGCTTTCGGGTTTTCCTGGTACTCCGCTCCGGCGGTGAAGTCCACCACCTGGGTGTGCCAGCCGTAGGCCTCGTAGCGCGCGACGGTGTCTTCGGTGAAGGCGATGTTGGTGTCGTCTTCGATCGAGATCTTGTTGTCGTCCCAGAGGACGATCAAATTGCCGAGCTCCTGGGTGCCCGCGACGGAACTGGCCTCACTGGAGACCCCCTCCTGGAGGTCGCCGTCGGAGGCGATGACGTACACATGGTGATCGAAGACGCTCTCGCCGGGTGCGGCGTCAGGATCAAGCAATCCACGCACGCGGCGGGCGGCGAAGGCCATGCCGACGGCGGTGCCGAAGCCGGAGCCGAGGGGGCCGGTGGTGACCTCGACCCCATCCGTGTGGCCGTACTCAGGGTGACCGGGGGTGTTGGAGCCCCACGTCCGGAACGACTTGAGGTCGTCCAGGGTCACGTTGTAACCCGCGAGGTAGAGCTGGATGTACTGAGTGAGGCTGCTGTGCCCGGCGGAGAGAACGAATCGGTCCCGTCCGAGCCAGGCCGGATCGGACGGGTCGTGGCGGAGCACACGCTGGTAGAGCGTGTAGGCGACGGGCGCAAGGCTCATCGCGGTTCCCGGATGCCCGTTGCCGGTCTTCTCCACCGCGTCCATCGCCAGGAGCCTGACCGTGTCGACCGCGCGGTCGTCGAGTTCGGACCACTGGAGGTCGCTGTTCTGGGCAGGTGTCGTGTTCACTAGCGGCTTGCCCCTTTCGCAGATGCGATCAGTCACGTCAGCTCGCCGGCTGTCGGCGCGGGCCGTGATTACGAGCTTAGTGTCCTGTATTCGGGTACCGGAACAGGACACGGGTGTGGCGCGCGACACCTGTAGCGGCGTGTCGGCAGGAGTGCGAAGCGACACGGGCGACCGGCCGATCGCCCGAATCGCGCATCCCGGTAGACTCAACAGGCCAATGGTGGCGGTTGTTTCCCGCACCGCCTGTATGCCTGACCACATTGAGGATGATCCGTGACGGCCGTCGAACAACGCGTCGATTCCGCGCGCGGGACGGAACTGCCGATCCGCAGATGGGACACCGTCCGGGCCTACATCTCGCTGATGAAGCTGCGGGTTGTCGAGCTCCTGCTGGTGACCACCGTGCCGGCCATGGTGCTGGCGCAGCGTGGTCTTCCACCGCT is drawn from Phytoactinopolyspora mesophila and contains these coding sequences:
- the tkt gene encoding transketolase; the protein is MNTTPAQNSDLQWSELDDRAVDTVRLLAMDAVEKTGNGHPGTAMSLAPVAYTLYQRVLRHDPSDPAWLGRDRFVLSAGHSSLTQYIQLYLAGYNVTLDDLKSFRTWGSNTPGHPEYGHTDGVEVTTGPLGSGFGTAVGMAFAARRVRGLLDPDAAPGESVFDHHVYVIASDGDLQEGVSSEASSVAGTQELGNLIVLWDDNKISIEDDTNIAFTEDTVARYEAYGWHTQVVDFTAGAEYQENPKAIFEALQEARAVTDRPSFIAVRTTIGWPAPNKKNTGAIHGSALGADEVAATKRVLGADPEKQFDVAPEVVAHTQQALERGKRLRAEWEERFRGWRAANPQRAELLDRLSKRELPAGWADALPEFEPSEKGLATRAASGKVINAVAPVLPELWGGSADLAGSNNTTITSEPSFLPEKRSSAMFPGTPYGRTLHFGVREFAAGLIANGIALNGLTRPYAATFLVFSDYQRAAVRLAALQQIPTTFVWTHDSIGLGEDGPTHQPVEHLSTLRAIPGFDVVRPADANETAVAWRTILERNHRPAGIALTRQGIPVFDRSRYGSAEGVARGAYVFAEADGGEPAVLLMASGSELQLAVEAREQLQAEGIAARVVSFPSHEWFDEQSDEYKESVLPSAVRARVSVEAGIAMSWHRFLGDAGRAVSLEHFGASADYKVLYREFGITPEAVVAAAKDSLAAAE